One Streptomyces dangxiongensis genomic window, GTCGGTCGCGGCGCCGCCCACCGGGACGGAGGACGCCGAGGCCCTGGCCGCCGAGCACTACGCGCTGTGCCCGGACATCGTGGCCCGGAGCGGACCGGGGAGCGTCGGCGCGTACGCCAGGGAGCTGGTCGGCGCCACCGGCTGGTCGTTCTGGTGGGACTGACCCGACGGCGCCGGTGACCCGCCGCCTCCGCCGGTGAGCGCGGGCGCTAGCGCAGCTTCCGGGCCACCTCGGTGGCCCAGTAGGTGAGGATGTTGCGCGCCCCGGCCCGCTTGATTCCGGTGAGGGTCTCGAAGACGGCGCGGTCGCGGTCGATCCAGCCCTTCTCGGCGGCGGCCTCGATCATCGCGTACTCGCCGGAGATCTGATACGCGACGACGGGTACGTCGACGGCGTCCGCGACCCGGGCGAGGATGTCGAGGTAGGGGCCGGCCGGCTTGACCATCACCATGTCGGCGCCCTCGGCCAGGTCCAGTTCCAGCTCCCGCAGGGACTCGCGCCAGTTGGCCGGGTCCTGCTGGTAGGTCTTGCGGTCACCCTGGAGCGAGGACGCGACGGCCTCGCGGAAGGGGCCGTAGAACGCCGAGGAGTACTTGGCGGTGTAGGCGAGGACGGCGACGTCCTCGCGGCCGATCTGGTCGAGCGCGTCGCGGATGACGCCGATCTGGCCATCCATCATCCCGCTGGGGCCCACGACATGGGCGCCGGCGTCGGCCTGCACCTGTGCCATCTCGGCGTACCGTTCCAGGGTGGCGTCGTTGTCGACCCGCCCCTCGGCGTCCAGCACCCCGCAGTGCCCGTGGTCGGTGAACTCGTCCAGGCACAGGTCCGCCATCACGAGCAGGTCGTCGCCGACCTCGGCCCGCACGTCGCGCAGCGCCACCTGGAGGATCCCGTCCGGGTCGGTCCCGACCGTGCCCAGGGCGTCCTTCTTGCCCTCCTCCGGCACGCCGAACAGCATGATCCCGGAGATCCCGGCCTCCACGGCCTCCAGCGCGGCCTTCTTCAGGCTGTCCCGGGTGTGCTGCACGACCCCTGGCATCGCCGCGATGGGCACCGGCTCACTGACGCCCTCCCGGACGAACGCCGGAAGGATGAAGTCGGCGGGGTGCAGCCGCGTCTCGGCGACCATCCGCCGCATGACGGGCGAGGTCCGCAGCCTCCGGGGACGGGTACCGGGGAACGATCCGTACTTCGACATGACTTCTACGCTACGCCCGCCCCAGGAGCATCTTTGCCGACGTGCTGTCGGCCCGCGAGGGACGGCTCGGAGCCCTGCGGCAGTCCCGGGGCAGTCGGCCGCCGCCTCGCCAGCGGCCGCTGTCCGTTCAGCGCCCGAATCAGGCGACGGGCCGCTCCGAGCGGTACATGTGCCGCACCTCTGTCCGCCGCACCGCTCTCGACCGCATGGGTGGTTGCAGACGGACGAGTACGCGCGGCCTTCCTCCCGTACGCCGCCGGGCACCGACACCTCAGGGGTGCCCGGGACAAGCCCGGGCACCCCTGAGGACCGTGTCAGCCGAAGGTCACGTCGTCGTACGACGCCTGCGCGCTCCCGGTCGCCGCTCGCTGGGCCGGGTGACCGGGTCGCCGGCCTCCAGGGCCGCCGCGCGACGGCGCATCCCGAACTCCGCCAGCGCCTCGGCCAGCTTGTGGACCGACGGCTCCGGAGCCATCACGTCCACCCGCAGCCCGTGCTCCTCGGCGGTCTTGGCCGTGGCCGGACCGATGCACGCGATCACGGTGA contains:
- the hemB gene encoding porphobilinogen synthase; the protein is MSKYGSFPGTRPRRLRTSPVMRRMVAETRLHPADFILPAFVREGVSEPVPIAAMPGVVQHTRDSLKKAALEAVEAGISGIMLFGVPEEGKKDALGTVGTDPDGILQVALRDVRAEVGDDLLVMADLCLDEFTDHGHCGVLDAEGRVDNDATLERYAEMAQVQADAGAHVVGPSGMMDGQIGVIRDALDQIGREDVAVLAYTAKYSSAFYGPFREAVASSLQGDRKTYQQDPANWRESLRELELDLAEGADMVMVKPAGPYLDILARVADAVDVPVVAYQISGEYAMIEAAAEKGWIDRDRAVFETLTGIKRAGARNILTYWATEVARKLR